CTCCGCTCTGAACCAGGGTTCTGTGGACAGGCCTCAGTCCTTGTAAGGAATAACTGGAGAGACACTGGTCGGGCCCTGCCGGGAAGTTTCCTTTAGCTTTACTTCAGCGCGGTGGCCACTAAGCGGCGCACTGGGATGAGGAGAACTCTGGACTGGGCACTCCgcctctctgtttcctcatctgtaaaatgggaatgacaatGCTTACCCCACAGGATTctggtgagaatcaaatgacataatagtATGCGTCAAGCGCTACGCGGACATTAAAGCATTATGCATTTCAGGACGCCTTGATGTTTCAGTTacagttttagaaaaaatatttagccTGTTTGGGGTTTCCTTACTGTGTTTACAAATACATATACGCGTGCGTACTTACATCATggcattatatataaaaatgcactGCCCCGTACCCATGCGGCACATCTATCCTACGGGTACTTCTAAGGGAAAGTGACGACTCCGTAGTTTAGGATCACTCCCGTACCCGGCGCTGATCCCCGCCCCCGCCTCACTCGGCCACACGGAACGTGACGACGACGTCATCAGAGTTGGACCTCATTCATTGGTCGATCCCGAGGAGGCGGGAGAAAGCGGTTGAAGGCTTTTTACGTCACTTCCACTTCCCTTCGCGCAGGCGCTTTCATTTCCCCTAGGCAGAGTGACTAAGATGGAACCGTTGTTGGAGCCGCGGTTGGGTTTGTGGGCCGGGGGCCCCTCGCCGGGCCAGTTTTACCGTATCCCGCCCGTTCCGGGAGCCCTCCCGGGGCCGGAAAGTTCTGTCTACGGAGGCCCGATTACTCGGACGCAGTGAGTGTCCACATCACTTTCCCGAATGGCCGCATCGGGGCCGCCGCTGGGTGGGGGGGTTGGTGGGGAACTCGGGGGAGGTCGCTGATTGGACGGCAGCTGGAACCGGGGCCAAGACCGAGGCCCGGGGGTCACCGGCGTGGAGGGGGAGGTAGCGGCAAAAACCGTGGAAAACCGGAAGTGAAGGTGTCCTGGAGTCTGGGGGCGCTTCCAGCGCCGGCCTCGTTTCCGCCGGGGCTCTGCGGCTGGTTCCTTCTCCGCTGCCTTTCTTCGCTCGCTGCCCTTTTGAGCCTTTGTCCTGCTCCTTTCCTTCTTGCCGGACTTTCCCGGCGCTTCTTCTCGCCGCTCCCCGACCCTTTCTGCTCCTGCTGAAACCGCTAGGCCGGCAGTCACCTGCCCTGCCCTTGTGGGCCCTCCGTCTTTGCCCCGAGCTTTGGTCTCGGTCCTCGGCGCTCCGGTGCTTTCAGTTATACCCTCCGTGCCGGGCACGCccaccttcctcttccctctctctgctcCCGGCGCAGTTGAGCCCCCGCTCAGTGCCCGGGTAACTGGCCCCGGGCGGGCCGCTCATCCTCGGATCCGAAACCGAAGCTCCCTTACCTCCTCAACCCACCCTTCAGGCCTCAGCCTCTTAGAGGCCCCTCCTCGTCCCCTCCCCCCCACGATCCCCACTCCCAGCCCTGGTGTTCCTTCAGACTCTCCTTGTCCCGGCCCAACCAGACACTGCTTTGTCCGGGAACGTTCCTCTGACTCGGTGGCTCTGCCTGAAACCCCTCCCCCTCTCTTGCGTGGTTATTACATTTAGCTTCTCGGCCCCCTCCGCACTTTTATCCTGTCGGTTTTCACacgctctctccctccctctccctccgtTAGAGTGTGAGCGCGGCTCCTGGGGTACCAGTGGGTAGATGCGGAACGATGGAGAGTCCCTCATCTCCAGATGCACTTCctcacgggggggggggggggggggggccgctACCTTCTCTTCAGCGTCTGCCCGCGCAGGGGGGTTGTTTAACCTGAGGAGAGGACGGAGGCCGAGGGTTTGGAAGATTTTTAAGCGTTGTTGTATAAATGGACGTTATCGCCCTTGCATCTTTCCAGGAACCCGATGGTGACGGGGACCTCCGTCCTGGGTGTGAAATTCGAGGGCGGTGTGATACTTGCGGCGGACATGCTGGGCTCCTATGGCTCCCTGGCTCGTTTTCGAAATATCTCTCGGATCATGCGTGTCAACAACAACACCATGCTTGGTGCTTCTGGGGACTATGCCGATTTCCAGTATGTGAAGCAAGTCATTGACCAGATGGTGTAAGTCAACATGAGGGCCCAGTGTCTCCGTCCTTTGGTGCCGGTTCCATAGAGGCCACGCCTCATTTCTAGGGCCCATCCTGAGGAGTCCTCAAGTGGGGAGGAGAGAATGTTCTATCTTCCTTCCGCACAGGGCATTAGGATGCTCTTCTGAGCCTGTAGTGGGAGATGATGTAGCAGGAGCTGGGCTGTTTTCCCTCACAGCTCCCTGGCATCTTATTGGGGGGTAGAAGGATCTCCCTGGCTGCTGCTTCACTGTTTAGTTCCTCCTTCTCAATTCTTCTGAAGGATTGATGAAGAGCTGCTGGGTGATGGACATAGCTACAGCCCCAAAGCCATCCATTCTTGGTTGACCAGAGCCATGTACAGCCGCCGCTCCAAGATGAACCCGCTCTGGAACACCATGGTCATCGGCGGCTATGCGGATGGGGAAAGGTAGGTTAGGAGACATCTGAGGCTTTGACAGGGCCTCGACCCCAAGGCTGTATTCACCTGCTCACCCCTGATCCAAATTCAGAAATTAATGGTGGGGTGGGGCCTGGGGAGGTCCAAAGTAGAAGGGGCCCTTTGACCAGTTTCACTGTCTCTTTCCAGCTTCCTTGGCTATGTGGACATGCTTGGTGTAGCTTATGAAGCCCCCACGCTGGCCACTGGTTACGGTGCCTACTTGGCCCAGGTAAGCAGGCTGACCCTGACCTCCCCGCAGTAACAGGAGTGGGGGGGGCTTCTCCAGGATAGAATTCTAAGTACTAAGGAAGGTGTGAGGCATTGAATAGACTTTCCCTAATGTGAGACGTTGGTAGAAATGTGTCATCTTCTCCCTCTTTGCCACCATCCCCCAATTCCGTAATCCCGCGGTTCTTTCCCTCTCAGCCCTTGATGCGAGAGTTTCTGGAGAAGAAGCCAGTTCTAAACCGGGCAGAGGCACGGGAGCTGGTGGAGCGCTGCATGCGCGTGCTGTACTACCGGGACGCTCGTTCTTATAACAGGGTAAGGCACAGTCAGGCCGAGGGTTGGGGTGCCACTGAGGGTCTGTGGCTATCTAGAACAGTTAACCTCCTCAATCTAAAGTGCATATCACCTTATCCCTCATCTTACTCCTCTTAAAATCTGAGGGAAATCAAATTCCTTGGCCTGACACCAAGCCAGGGGGGTTTTCTGAAGCCTCACAACCACCACATTCTGTTTTGCCTTTTAGTTTGAAGTTGCCACAGTGACTGAGAAAGGAGTTGAAGTAGAGGGACCTCTGTCTGCAGAAACCAACTGGGATATTGCCCACCTGATCAGGTGACTTGAAATTCAGGGTTTCTCTTTTGGGCGGGGGATATTAGGGATTGTAGATGGGAATGGTAAACGTGAACTCTGTTGggtatggtttttttcttttctgaagatgCCATGAATTCTAGAAGAGAATTTGAGCTGTCCTCTGCTAGAATTTGGGCACTGGTCAGAGTGACTGCCTTGGAAGTcaggaaaaatgaatttgaatcctCCATCTGCCTCTTTTACTAGTTGTGGAAACCATGATCATTTAGGTTccatttaacctttaaaaaatagatgtttTAAGTACTTGTGAAGCAGTGCTGTTTTTAAGCCATAATTCTGTCTTTTCTGCCtcaaatggttttttttttccttctcttttttagtGGTTTTGAGTGATGCAGTTTTATCTCCAGCCTCTTCTATTATGCTCTCACAGTTACCCTGCTATTAAAGCCATGTTGGCTGTCCCAGGACTGAGATTTGACTTTCTTCTTTTATAAGAGATTGGTAGGAAATAAATAATTCTGGACCTTTTGTCTTTGTGCTTGTGGGATAAGATGGTGAGCCTGTTGCCTCTTGCAGTTCGCTTCCACCCACACAACCACCTAGTTTTCATTCTCTCTCAAGACATCTTTGttcaagaaaatgaatttgtTCTGTAAGGAAGTATCCACACTGAATTCTTTTGGGCCTCAGACTCTCTATATAAAGGAAGTCCCCAAAGATTAATGCTAATGCTCTAATGTAATCTTAAGCCTGGTTTCAACAAAAGTGCATTTTTAAAGTAGCAATAAGGTGCTTAATAATTTAGTGGCAAACAAAGATCAATGAAAATTGCAAATACAGCCACAAAATTGACTTTACATAAAGTAGTCAACTTATTGGGCtatcctccctctcccttccccccctaaAAAAACCCCATTCAagtgaaaaagtaaaagaaaaccaAGGACAGAATGGGCCTTGGCTTTGTAGTGTAGaacgctcccccccccccccagtctgatCTCTCATTCCATAGAGGTCTGCAAATTTGCTCAAATTGTGTGGCTTCCAAAATCACAAAACTCACTGTATCATAAAGTTGGGAGAGGCATTAAGAAAAGCAGTGTTGgttctaaaattaaattatctctgGTACATTGGTTATCTGGGCTTATATTTTACctcttgtgtttaaaaaaaaaaaaaaaaaaatcaccctttTAAAAGTAAAATCCATATCCAAAGCAGTTGATGAAATGGGCTTTGAATTTTCTCCCTTAAGTATGATCATTCCCCTTAAATTACATACATACCTAAATATCGAATGTAATTCATCCACTCAGACATGAATTTTCTAAAGAGCTGAATTCTATAGCTCTTAAATGCCCCAAATGATAGCAAATACCAAATCCAGGGGGAATGTGCTGGGGTGTGGGAAAGTGATGGAAATAAGAGGTTCTGCTTTGGCAGAATGGACAACATGGCATAAAACACCAGCCTATGGCATCCCCAACTCTTACTTCCAACAGACTTGTTTCAGGAAGGTCAGTTTCCCAAACATTTGACTCTGTAAGAGATGATGTAATTGCTAAATTCTGATTTTAAGAAAGGGTGGAAACTCTAGTAGGGGATACAACTTAGACCTATTACTCCCAAGACAAGGAtacccaaaatgaaaacaaatttgtttataaatcattttccCTGGTTTTATTAAATGTTCCACTTATGTACAATTTAAAGATGAATCATTTACAGGTCTGTGCACACTGCCTCCCGGCTCCCTGAAGGGAAAGTTGCTAAAAACCTCAGGATGGACAAACAGAAGCGTAGCCGTGGGCAAGGTGGGCTGGtggtgtttttttcctctttgctgtTATgtcaaaatgcatttatttccGTTTATATCTTAAGtacatacaataaaaaaaaaaccctcaaacatGCAAACTGTAGAAaaattgtggtttttttcctttttttccttctttgaagctggcagtgaaaaataaaaagatacaatGTCTGTGCACACCCCAGTCTATCTTGTCTCCGGGTTGGGTTCTTCTCTCTAGCTCTAGGGAAAGTATGGCAAAGCCACACAAAAAACAAGGGTATATTggctatggttttttttttttaatttttatttttttgtttttacctttaaaaaaaaaaaaatttaaaggttgACCATGGCCTGTACAATTATATCTCCTGGCTATGGTGCACACAATTCTCCTGAGCAGGCTTGGGCTTTTCCTTCCTACCCCAGGACCCCTCCTCTTCCTAAGGGCACTGGCAGGATACAGACCAGCACACAGTGGGGAGGTAGAGAGGATCCCATGCCCTACTGTGAGCCTAAGCCTTCAGTTACTTTGTTTATTCCATGCTCCCAATCTCTAGAAATAAGATGAATCTCATCAAAATAGGGGAGGAGCAGAGGGAcaagggtggggaaagggagtCAAGTATTCACAAAAGCCAGAGCTTATTTACTTTCTgtgaaaattacttttaaaaatccaaaaaaatattttggataatTAGAGACGGTTCACACATTTTTAAAGCCACAATTTTAAATGTAGGATCACAGCAGAAACCAATACCtcggggaggaaaggaaaaagaagatggaGGGGGATCTgaatttggtgatttttttttaaacatcttttttcccttttatgtatAAAAAGTTAAGaccacaatggaaaaaaaaaaaaaaaagacatgtatatgtgtacacacacacacatacatatgccaGTTTGTCAGctacatatttttatcttttcccatcttcAGAAATGGTCTTACATTAACAATGGTTAGATAGTATCATGCCCAAAGACATCAGCCGCAcaataaaaaaaacagaacaatgaTACAGTTGAGGTAAGgggaaacaaaccaaaaaaagaaaaaaaaattcactcatgatggatttttttctttttcttatgtttcgTTGGAAAAATACCAAACacagtgattttattttttttaaaaaaagtcatgaaAACCTCTCTTGCAGAAGCTGAATAGCCTCTGGCCAGCTCCTCAGCTTAGACATGAtccattaatttcctttaatTCAAAGGGAAGTATGAACCAACACAAGGGGGtggcaagaaaattaaaaaaccaaagtTCCCATCCCGCCTTGTACCtcatttccccccaccccctcgcctactcctcccctccccaggaGTTTACCCTTCAGATTTCCATCAAATCCAGGTCAGCCTCTTCGAAGCCATAGAAAGACTCTGTTTCACTTTCACCTTCGAAGAGCTGGTGAAGGCTCTCGGGTTCAATTACCTCTTCAGGAGATGGTCTGGATTGGGGTGTGGAGTCGGCAGGCTCCTCTTCAGTCTGCTCCCCACTCAGTTTCAGCTGCTCCTCCAGGGAAGTAATCAGCTCCTCCTGCATGTCAGCGTTGCGGGTAGGTGAGTTAGCTGTGCCATCGGGGCCAGGCAGCACACTGGCCACCAAGAAGGACTGCTGGACTAACTCTGGGCAGTCTGCGATGACCTCCAGCACCTCTGCCAGCCAACAAAGCACCAGCTGAAGGAGGATGTCAGAGTCACATGTGCCATCTGCCATCTCTCGGGCCTGCTCTTTCCACTTTTTGTGAATGAAGTTCTTGACAGTCCTTTTGATGCACACATCCAAAGGCTGGATCTTGGAGCTACAACCCGCAGGCACCACAGCCGGGAGAGTGCTGTAGGAGCTGAGCATGGACAGCACTTCCTCGGACAGGTGGGTGCGATGGCAATCCATCACCAACATGCCCTTGCTGCGCTGGCAGGCTGTGTGCTTCTGCCACACCCTCGAGGACCACAGCTCCATGATCTCGTCATCGCTGTAGCCACTCTCTTTGGCCTCCAGCAGGATAGACTCTGGCACATTGGTGGGCTGCTCCATCTGCCCCCTATAGAAGACCAGGGTGGGAAGGACGGTGCCATCCGCCAGGATGGACAGCACGACATCACACCAGGGCTCCCCTGTGCCCACCGTCTGCAGGGCGTTTTCCTTCCGATCATCGCTGCTCAGTACCTCTGCGTCTAGAAACAGGGAGATTTCATCGATGGCCACGATCATAGAAAGAGGCAGGTCCTGGGTATGGATCTGCCTCTGCACAAACTCAATGAAGAGTCCAGCATTTTCTGCCACTTCCTTGGGTAGGGTGTGAGCCACGGCCCTCCGGGCATGAGGGGTCAGGTGGTGTCGAAGCATAAACCTCACTGCCCACTCATAGGAGATCTTGAAACCGCCCTCCAGCGAACGCCCGATTTTGGTGGCCTTCTGGAAGAGTGTTTCCTCATTGACAGGAAGCTGCTGTTCCCGCTGTGTCAGGACCCATTCGGCCAACTTCTCCTCGGCTTCTAAACTCAGATACTTGCCCTCCAGATTCTCTCCTTGGGAGGCCTGAAAGCGCCGCAGCCAACGCCGGATACGCCGCTGTGGGTTGCGGAAATGCTCAGCTGCCTGCTCGGTATTGCAGCATAAGGCAAACAGTACCACTCGCAGCTTCTTTACTGACAGCTGTTCCTTCTTGCCGGCTCCACTGAGGCCCCCGGCTGCTGTTGGCTCGGGTTCTGACAGAGCTAGGGCTCCTTCCTCTTGCTCGTCAGGACTCAGGCACTCAGCCCCCTCTGCATGCAGAAGGGATGCTGGAGTCTGGGGACAGCCGGGGGCTCCCGGAGGGAGAAGTGGAGATGATGCTGACAGCAGCTGGGCCTGGTGAACAGGTGGCTCCCCACACTCAGAGGGGGTGCCCACGGATTTCACAGTGGCAATTTTGTTGTGGGGGAAAGCAGAAGGGTAGGTGTTCTTTATGCCCCGGTCATGGGCCTGGCCAtgcctgaaagaaaaaaagaagagcaaaaagaaaGTCCTTTTTTGAATAATAGAAAACACAAGGATAAAGGGCCAAAATATTCAACACTGACACAAAGATACCCAGAAAGGAATTTGGTTACCTAGAATGGGATATCCAAGTCAGTCCTGCAGAACGAGAAGTCAAAGAAGATAGTTAAATTAAGAAAAGGAACTCTTCCCCCACTCAAGGATCAGTAACAGCTGAAGCTTATACAAACTACAAAGacaatatttcccaatttaatGCAGCAAAAAGCCCAGGCAGAAACTGAGGAGGGGACAACTGACACCAGCTAGAAATACTGCTGCTTTCTCAGTCAGTAGGAGCTCACCATTCTATCTgatcttttcttcctcaaaacaaattcctgaCAACCCTTCTCGACCCTTTCCTGTTCCCTCCCCAGCTCACCTCGTGGTAGGATATTGCTGGATTGATGTGATGGATTGAAGACCAGATGTTTAGCCATGGCATCTCCCACAGAAGTAACAAAAACGCAGGAAGTACAGGCCAGCTTGATCCCACTGAGGCAGAATAAAAGGTGGCATGCGGCCACCAACAGAGAAGTTTGAGAAATGagcttctcttttctcatttttcccaacCACACCAGACGTACccccaagaaaacatcaaaggaaaatgTCTTGTTAATAACATTATAAACATCATACCTGACAGTGGAGTTCTTAAACAAGGCCAGGTACTTGGGGCTCTTCCGTGGAACATGATTGCTGAGGCAAAAGAAAACTGACATTAACCCATCCAAATAGATACTGGCTGCTCCTCTCAATGGTCCAAAGACTGGAGATGCTGCTTGTACCCCACCTGGCTCCAGTTACCTTCCCAATCCCTTTCTCTCTGCCAAGTTAGAAACTGAGACATGAAAGCTAATGGATGGTTTAGTTTAGAAGGAAGGTTGAAGGCCTCGTGCAGACAGGGGGTAGGGAACAGACTTTGGAAAGCTGAGGATGCTAAGGGGGCAACGGGAAGGGCCAATGTCTGGTCACATGGCCTACTTGATCATGTGGTTGGCATATGCTCTGGAGCAGCAGGTGCTATAGCGACACAGGGAGCAGTGGACATAGGTAGGGAAATGATTGGGGAAATCGGGGATCTCAAAGCTGCACTCCAGGCACGTTTGCCGGCCCATGACACTCCTGCTAAAAGAAAGGGAGAATCTCATTAGTGCTGAATTAAAGTGAATCTCCATAGTGTTACAGGGGTTCCCCCAGAACCCCACAGAAAGGCTACCAAGCCACCTCGGTGGTTGGCAACCATTCTACCCAACCAGCCCCGAGTGGCCCAGCACTTAGTGGAAGGCGCTGACATTTTCTTGACAGCTTTCTTCTGGATGCTTCGCTGGACAGGGGGATAAAGGAAGATGGGAAGAGGGTCTGCTGGGGTAGACAGGGGGGCAGCATCTTGCAAGGCATTAGGTGGTGCATCATTTGAGGAGACAGGCAGTATTCGTGGCTGTCCTCGGGATGCCCGGATGGTCACCTGAAAGGGGGTAAAAAAAGGTACATTTAGCCACTCTTGGTCTTCAGTGGGGAAGGAGGATGAATGTTAAGGTGCTGACACTCCTCCTGCCACGCTCAGTTAACTTCAAGCAGCCCTGGCCCTTTACCTTGGTGCCTGGTTTCAGGCCCTCCAGCTGTTTGGGCTTGCGGAAGGTTTTGTGATGCTGAAGTTTGTGCTCTATTTTGTCCTTGGCAAACAGAAACTGCAGCCGGCATTTATTACAGTGATAGACACTCTTCTTCTGAGGGAtaagagacatttaaaaaaaacaaaacaaaacaaaacaaaacaaaaaaaccccaaagcaaaaacaaaccctGAAGGGCCCAACCTAAGAGTCATTCCCTGAGTAGAGAAAGGGCATGAAGGCAACAGACACTTCATACACATTTATTCCAAATTGGGAATTTTGATTAACCGAGGGACAAAGGAAAGAACCCAAGGACAGCAACACCTGCTTTTCAAGAGGTGGACTCAAAGGCTTGTCATcttctcagttcttcctgattcacTGAACAATACAGTATTAGGCAAATTGCTCAACACTTCAATCTCTATCTTAATAATGGGATTATTATCTATTCCTGAACAAATTGCATAGGATCACCTGAAAGGTCCCTTTGAGGAGGGATTTTTTCCTTCactgtatttgtatttccagtgacTAGCAAAGGGCCTGGCACCTAGAAGGCCCTGAGtacatgcttgttgattgattgatcttatTTGATTCTGACAAAGAGAGGGCTCCTATTGTTGAAGTGCAtctgagaaagggaaggaaaggagaaagggaaagggataagcatttatatagcacctattgtgtgccaggcactatactaagtgctttataaatattatcacatttgatcctcataacaaccctgtcaGGCAGGTGCTAAAATGGGGataccattttacagttgaggaaactgaggcagaggttaagtgacttgcccagggtcacacagcttttataagtgtctggggctggatctgaactcaggatttcctgactccatgcccagctCTCTGTGCACTATGGCTCCACTAGCTGCCTCATTAAATCGAAGCTGAGAGTTTTCCCTGCAATCCAGGGGCCCATTTGACAGATCCTGGTGAAGAATATTCAAGCTGGCTTAGCAATCATCCTTTCTGTGGTCCCTTGATTTGCCTTTTGTGTAAGGCCCAAGGACCCAGGTGAGGTCAGATCAAGATAGTGAATATCGGGTTGTGATATTCTTCTTTTAAATGACGAAGACTAATAATAATCTTTTCTGCTTAGTCAAACTTTGGGGAAAGTTACCTGGTGCCTCATGAAATGTTGCTGGAATGCATTGCCATTTTTGAAGACCTTCAAACAGTAAGGGCAGAGCAGATGCCGGGTATCCTCATGGATCATGCGAAAATGACCATCTACTTCTGAGTACAGGGAAGAGCGGTACTGACACACCTAATCATGGAGGGACAGGATGGAATGGCAGGGGTTAAAGTGGCCAGGCTATGGCCAAGAAAGGTAGTCAAGTCTTTTCCCAATACATATGAAACATAACCACGTTGGGAAAAGAGCAAACTCTCTAATGTTATTGCTACAGCTGTAGACAAGAAGAGTTAAGTTTAAAAAGTCTAGGTGAGCATCCTAAGCTGGCAGATGCACTGAAAAAAGAGAGTCAAACAGGAGAGGCAGAAGCCAATATTCTGGACCCGAAGCTGGCACACATATTTCCCTCCTGGGCATGAATCTTCTAAAAAAGGTAGGAAAGTTTTGTAAATGACAACTAGTCCTTATACACACCACTCACTACCCTTGTGGGTACATGCTTTAATCCCGGGCATGGTTCAGGCCTGACTGGCATATCCCCAGAGTGATCGATGAGGGAGGAGTCAGGAAGTAAAACAATACCTGGCAAACGTAAGGCATCTCCCCGGGTTTGTGGGTGTCCTTCATGTGCTGGAGGAACAAGGGCTCACTCTCAAAGGCCCACTCACAAATCTTGCACTTAGCTGTAAGGGCGGGAAGCAAGAGATCAACCCAACAGTCTTCAAACCCAACATATCCTTTTCTAATGGCACCTTCATAGAAGTTCATAACTAACTTTGACCAAGTCCTTAGTATGTGCTAAGAAGTGGGGAAATCACCATCATGATCACACTGATTCTCAAAGAAGTGAAAGGCAGTATGGTACAGAGAGGGAAGATGGCCTCAGAATTGAGAAGAGTTACATCTGAGGCCCACCAGATCAGAAATGTATCAGCTCATGCATGAGCAGGAGTAAAGATTTCATCCCACCTTTGGAGATGAGTAACTTATCTGCACCAGGGGAGAGAATTTCCATACTGAGAGTTCCCAAAACAGATAAAATCAAAGGTCAGAACCAAAAAATAACAGTAATTAAAGGTATCCAAACATATGAATACCCTGCTGTGTAttcaatgcatttattaagtgtttattttaGTCTTAAGAAATCATGTAATTATCATCACAATTAATGAATATATttgataaaagcaaaagaaaaacttttaactcAAGAATTTAAATATATCAGATTACTGATGTCATACTGGTCTCAATCTATATTCCTAAAAACTTTGTGAAGGCCTGCACTTTCTTCTTACTCTCCTCTAAGTCTGCACAGTCTCCTCACTTCAACTGAATTCACCCTGATCTGTCACCTCCACTGGCCTCCTTTCTGTTATCACGCTCCAGGAGCTCTTGGAAGCCTCCAATACTGCCCATCACCCTCCTCCTTGGGTACTCTTTTCCCTCTAGGCCTCCACTGCTCTCTTCTGGTCTGTCCTTCCTGATTATGCCCTCTCAGTCTCCTTGGCTAGATCTTCAGCTAACCATGGGTGAACTTCAAGGCTCTGTCCTCGATCTTCTCATCTTCGTTTTATAATACTTTTATGCAAACATTTCTGACATCTTTTTATACAGCCCTAACTTTTGAGATTTCCAATATTGCATTAGACTTGCTCtgggtcctttttttcttttccttctcaattaAAATCCCTCTTTCTGCAAGAGGCCTTCCCTAGGACACCTGAAACTCAGTGCCTTCTCTTCTTCTACAAGCAGTTAGGTAGCACTATGGATATAGCACTAGgcatggattcaggaagactcaagttcaaatccagccacagacacttactagcttgtaCAATCCTGAGCAAAGCATTccacctctgtttgcctcagtttctttaactgcaaaatgaggataatatcacctaccttccaaagttgttgtgaggagtatatgagaattaataataattgtaaagtattttagcacagtgactggcacacataagtattaaataaaacaaGTTCCTTTCCTCTATGATTATCTCAAGTTTATTCTAcatatatcttgtttgtgcatagatttttgtatgttgtcttccccaataGAACGGGAGTTCTATGTTCAGCAGagtacctagcacacagtaggtacttaataaatatttgctgatttaaTTAAACTAAAAGGCAAGAATGGCACGGTGGTAAGAAGAAGAAGTAAGAGGCAATGTTGCTTGGAAGAAACTCTtccatttatggttttcttcTATGCTATTTTCAATAAAGCAAAA
The Sminthopsis crassicaudata isolate SCR6 chromosome 4, ASM4859323v1, whole genome shotgun sequence genome window above contains:
- the POGZ gene encoding pogo transposable element with ZNF domain isoform X13, whose amino-acid sequence is MADTDLFMECEEEELEPWQKISDVIEDSVVEDYNSVDKTATAGNPLVQQGGQPLILTQNPASGLSTMVTQPVLRPVQVMQNANHVTNSPVTSQPIFITTQGFPVRNVRPVQNTMNQVGIVLNVQQGQTVRPITLVPAPGTQFVKPTVGVPQVFSQMTQVRPGSTMPVRPTTNTFTTVIPATLTIRSTVPQSQSQQTKSTPSTSTTPTATQPTSLGQLAVQPPSQSSQAPNPKLAPSFPSPPAVSIASFVTVKRPGVTGENSNEVAKLVNTLNTIPSLGQSPGPMVVSNNSPAHSSQRTSGPESSAMKVTSPIPTFDLQDGGRKVCPRCNSQFRVTEALRGHMCYCCPDLVDFLKKGKPLDSEPSITSATKPPSPEKTAPMPSTPSSTPAPTLSPPAKAPEPMENSGDVTQSKLIMLVDDFYYGRDSGKVSQLLNFPKVPTSFRCPHCTKRLKNNIRFMNHMKHHVELDQQNGEVDVHTICQHCYRQFSTPFQLQCHLENVHSPYESTTKCKICEWAFESEPLFLQHMKDTHKPGEMPYVCQVCQYRSSLYSEVDGHFRMIHEDTRHLLCPYCLKVFKNGNAFQQHFMRHQKKSVYHCNKCRLQFLFAKDKIEHKLQHHKTFRKPKQLEGLKPGTKVTIRASRGQPRILPVSSNDAPPNALQDAAPLSTPADPLPIFLYPPVQRSIQKKAVKKMSVMGRQTCLECSFEIPDFPNHFPTYVHCSLCRYSTCCSRAYANHMINNHVPRKSPKYLALFKNSTVSGIKLACTSCVFVTSVGDAMAKHLVFNPSHQSSNILPRGLTWISHSRHGQAHDRGIKNTYPSAFPHNKIATVKSVGTPSECGEPPVHQAQLLSASSPLLPPGAPGCPQTPASLLHAEGAECLSPDEQEEGALALSEPEPTAAGGLSGAGKKEQLSVKKLRVVLFALCCNTEQAAEHFRNPQRRIRRWLRRFQASQGENLEGKYLSLEAEEKLAEWVLTQREQQLPVNEETLFQKATKIGRSLEGGFKISYEWAVRFMLRHHLTPHARRAVAHTLPKEVAENAGLFIEFVQRQIHTQDLPLSMIVAIDEISLFLDAEVLSSDDRKENALQTVGTGEPWCDVVLSILADGTVLPTLVFYRGQMEQPTNVPESILLEAKESGYSDDEIMELWSSRVWQKHTACQRSKGMLVMDCHRTHLSEEVLSMLSSYSTLPAVVPAGCSSKIQPLDVCIKRTVKNFIHKKWKEQAREMADGTCDSDILLQLVLCWLAEVLEVIADCPELVQQSFLVASVLPGPDGTANSPTRNADMQEELITSLEEQLKLSGEQTEEEPADSTPQSRPSPEEVIEPESLHQLFEGESETESFYGFEEADLDLMEI